In a single window of the Cucumis melo cultivar AY chromosome 11, USDA_Cmelo_AY_1.0, whole genome shotgun sequence genome:
- the LOC103504477 gene encoding exopolygalacturonase-like isoform X2 — MGLISNFVALLPVLLLLVSNCKAQSSGVVIDITKFGAKPNADVTAALASAWKEACASTTPSKVLIPKGSYGLSQSNLKGPCKSAIELQIEGTLQAPADPKGDGLLLLEYVDQLTVSGTGVLDGQGKAGWEKNDCHLKKECTKLPMNLKLNFVTNSIVKDITSLDSKNYHINLLGCKNLTFDHVTITAPGNSPNTDGIHVSSSEQINILNTNIATGDDCISVGDTNKQVVISDVTCGPGHGISIGSLGKYSKEKEVVGVTVKKCKLTDTTNGVRIKTWPDSAVAFPASDMHFEDIEMVNVSNPVIIDQEYCPWNQCNRKVPSKIKISNVSFKNIRGTSATPVAVKIVCSQSNPCEGVEVADIDLTYSGSEGPIKSQCANVKPVISGKQNPPICGEPAPAGGPSSD; from the exons atgggTTTGATATCAAACTTTGTGGCATTATTGCCTGTGTTGTTATTGTTGGTGTCTAATTGTAAAGCTCAATCTAGTGGTGTTGTTATTGATATCACAAAATTCGGTGCCAAACCTAATGCAGATGTAACTGCG GCTTTGGCAAGTGCATGGAAGGAGGCGTGTGCATCGACCACACCAAGTAAAGTTTTGATTCCAAAAGGAAGTTACGGGTTAAGTCAATCCAACCTTAAAGGCCCTTGTAAAAGTGCTATTGAACTACAAATTGAAGGGACATTACAAGCTCCGGCTGACCCAAAAGGAGATGGATTACTCCTTTTAGAATATGTCGATCAATTGACAGTGTCAGGTACTGGAGTTTTGGATGGTCAAGGAAAAGCAGGTTGGGAAAAGAATGATTGTCATTTAAAGAAAGAATGCACCAAGCTTCCCATG AATTTGAAGCTTAATTTCGTCACGAATTCAATAGTGAAGGACATAACGTCATTGGATAGCAAGAATTATCATATTAATCTTTTGGGTTGCAAGAATCTTACATTTGACCATGTGACAATTACTGCGCCGGGGAATAGTCCCAACACTGATGGAATTCACGTGAGTAGTTCAGAACAGATTAATATTCTCAATACCAATATCGCAACCGGAGATGATTGTATATCTGTGGGGGATACCAACAAACAAGTAGTTATTAGTGATGTTACTTGCGGACCAGGACATGGAATTAGCATAGGAAGTTTGGGAAAATATAGCAAGGAAAAAGAAGTGGTAGGAGTGACGGTGAAAAAATGCAAATTGACCGATACTACAAACGGTGTTAGGATCAAAACATGGCCAGATTCTGCCGTCGCATTCCCAGCCTCTGACATGCATTTTGAAGATATCGAAATGGTTAATGTCAGCAATCCTGTCATTATAGACCAAGAATATTGTCCATGGAACCAATGCAACCGAAAG GTTCCATCAAAAATTAAGATCAGCAACGTAAGCTTCAAGAATATTAGAGGCACATCCGCGACTCCGGTTGCAGTCAAAATTGTTTGTAGTCAAAGTAATCCATGTGAGGGAGTGGAAGTTGCTGATATTGACCTCACTTATAGTGGAAGTGAAGGTCCAATTAAGTCTCAGTGTGCAAATGTGAAACCCGTCATTTCAGGAAAACAAAATCCTCCAATTTGTGGTGAACCTGCACCAGCTGGTGGTCCATCAAGCGATTGA
- the LOC103504477 gene encoding exopolygalacturonase-like isoform X3: MGLISNFVALLPVLLLLVSNCKAQSSGVVIDITKFGAKPNADVTAALASAWKEACASTTPSKVLIPKGSYGLSQSNLKGPCKSAIELQIEGTLQAPADPKGDGLLLLEYVDQLTVSGTGVLDGQGKAGWEKNDCHLKKECTKLPMNLKLNFVTNSIVKDITSLDSKNYHINLLGCKNLTFDHVTITAPGNSPNTDGIHVSSSEQINILNTNIATGDDCISVGDTNKQVVISDVTCGPGHGISIGSLGKYSKEKEVVGVTVKKCKLTDTTNGVRIKTWPDSAVAFPASDMHFEDIEMVNVSNPVIIDQEYCPWNQCNRKVPSKIKISNVSFKNIRGTSATSVAVKIVCSQSNPCEGVEVADIDLTYSGSEGPIKSQCANVKPVISGKQNPPICGEPAPAGGPSSD; encoded by the exons atgggTTTGATATCAAACTTTGTGGCATTATTGCCTGTGTTGTTATTGTTGGTGTCTAATTGTAAAGCTCAATCTAGTGGTGTTGTTATTGATATCACAAAATTCGGTGCCAAACCTAATGCAGATGTAACTGCG GCTTTGGCAAGTGCATGGAAGGAGGCGTGTGCATCGACCACACCAAGTAAAGTTTTGATTCCAAAAGGAAGTTACGGGTTAAGTCAATCCAACCTTAAAGGCCCTTGTAAAAGTGCTATTGAACTACAAATTGAAGGGACATTACAAGCTCCGGCTGACCCAAAAGGAGATGGGTTACTCCTTTTAGAATATGTCGATCAATTGACAGTGTCAGGTACTGGAGTTTTGGATGGTCAAGGAAAAGCAGGTTGGGAAAAGAATGATTGTCATTTAAAGAAAGAATGCACCAAGCTTCCCATG AATTTGAAGCTTAATTTCGTCACGAATTCAATAGTGAAGGACATAACGTCATTGGATAGCAAGAATTATCATATTAATCTTTTGGGTTGCAAGAATCTTACATTTGACCATGTGACAATTACTGCGCCGGGGAATAGTCCCAACACTGATGGAATTCACGTGAGTAGTTCAGAACAGATTAATATTCTCAATACCAATATCGCAACCGGAGATGATTGTATATCTGTGGGGGATACCAACAAACAAGTAGTTATTAGTGATGTTACTTGCGGACCAGGACATGGAATTAGCATAGGAAGTTTGGGAAAATATAGCAAGGAAAAAGAAGTGGTAGGAGTGACGGTGAAAAAATGCAAATTGACCGATACTACAAACGGTGTTAGGATCAAAACATGGCCAGATTCTGCCGTCGCATTCCCAGCCTCTGACATGCATTTTGAAGATATCGAAATGGTTAATGTCAGCAATCCTGTCATTATAGACCAAGAATATTGTCCATGGAACCAATGCAACCGAAAG GTTCCATCAAAAATTAAGATCAGCAACGTAAGCTTCAAGAATATTAGAGGCACATCCGCGACTTCGGTTGCAGTCAAAATTGTTTGTAGTCAAAGTAATCCATGTGAGGGAGTGGAAGTTGCTGATATTGACCTCACTTATAGTGGAAGTGAAGGTCCAATTAAGTCTCAGTGTGCAAATGTGAAACCCGTCATTTCAGGAAAACAAAATCCTCCAATTTGTGGTGAACCTGCACCAGCTGGTGGTCCATCAAGCGATTGA
- the LOC103504477 gene encoding exopolygalacturonase-like isoform X1, whose translation MGLISNFVTLLPVLLLLVSNSKAQSSGGVFDITKYGAKPNADVTAALASAWKEACASTTPSKVLIPKGSYGLSQSNLKGPCKSAIELQIEGTLQAPADPKGDGLLLLEYVDQLTVSGTGVLDGQGKAGWEKNDCHLKKECTKLPMNLKLNFVTNSIVKDITSLDSKNYHINLLGCKNLTFDHVTITAPGNSPNTDGIHVSSSEQINILNTNIATGDDCISVGDTNKQVVISDVTCGPGHGISIGSLGKYSKEKEVVGVTVKKCKLTDTTNGVRIKTWPDSAVAFPASDMHFEDIEMVNVSNPVIIDQEYCPWNQCNRKVPSKIKISNVSFKNIRGTSATPVAVKIVCSQSNPCEGVEVADIDLTYSGSEGPIKSQCANVKPVISGKQNPPICGEPAPAGGPSSD comes from the exons ATGGGTTTGATATCAAACTTTGTGACATTATTACCGGTGTTGTTATTGTTGGTGTCTAATTCTAAAGCTCAATCTAGTGGTGGTGTTTTTGATATCACAAAATACGGTGCCAAACCTAATGCAGATGTAACTGCG GCTTTGGCAAGTGCATGGAAGGAGGCGTGTGCATCGACCACACCAAGTAAAGTTTTGATTCCAAAAGGAAGTTACGGGTTAAGTCAATCCAACCTTAAAGGCCCTTGTAAAAGTGCTATTGAACTACAAATTGAAGGGACATTACAAGCTCCGGCTGACCCAAAAGGAGATGGATTACTCCTTTTAGAATATGTCGATCAATTGACAGTGTCAGGTACTGGAGTTTTGGATGGTCAAGGAAAAGCAGGTTGGGAAAAGAATGATTGTCATTTAAAGAAAGAATGCACCAAGCTTCCCATG AATTTGAAGCTTAATTTCGTCACGAATTCAATAGTGAAGGACATAACGTCATTGGATAGCAAGAATTATCATATTAATCTTTTGGGTTGCAAGAATCTTACATTTGACCATGTGACAATTACTGCGCCGGGGAATAGTCCCAACACTGATGGAATTCACGTGAGTAGTTCAGAACAGATTAATATTCTCAATACCAATATCGCAACCGGAGATGATTGTATATCTGTGGGGGATACCAACAAACAAGTAGTTATTAGTGATGTTACTTGCGGACCAGGACATGGAATTAGCATAGGAAGTTTGGGAAAATATAGCAAGGAAAAAGAAGTGGTAGGAGTGACGGTGAAAAAATGCAAATTGACCGATACTACAAACGGTGTTAGGATCAAAACATGGCCAGATTCTGCCGTCGCATTCCCAGCCTCTGACATGCATTTTGAAGATATCGAAATGGTTAATGTCAGCAATCCTGTCATTATAGACCAAGAATATTGTCCATGGAACCAATGCAACCGAAAG GTTCCATCAAAAATTAAGATCAGCAACGTAAGCTTCAAGAATATTAGAGGCACATCCGCGACTCCGGTTGCAGTCAAAATTGTTTGTAGTCAAAGTAATCCATGTGAGGGAGTGGAAGTTGCTGATATTGACCTCACTTATAGTGGAAGTGAAGGTCCAATTAAGTCTCAGTGTGCAAATGTGAAACCCGTCATTTCAGGAAAACAAAATCCTCCAATTTGTGGTGAACCTGCACCAGCTGGTGGTCCATCAAGCGATTGA